The Chanos chanos chromosome 3, fChaCha1.1, whole genome shotgun sequence genome segment tttcactttcggtTTCCAAAGTTTAatggattttcttcttttttttcacaatgaacTGAGGTTTCCTCCAATAAACTGCAAAATTCTGcgctgccactcctgtctctgtgcccttctcctGGCCCGCCCTTTACagtgtctatggcagcccctaaaACCGTATGgtgaaagttgtgaaatttggtacACTGATTGGGGATAGTCCTCTGATTCTCCTCATCAAGTTACATGTCTGCACCTCCATCgctctagcgccaccaatgGGTCACAGTTGAAGTACATTTATACACTTTTGAATTGTATGTCctattttcaaaaatgaggtaCGGTTGGATTTCTTGGGTCAAGGCGAGTTCAATGCATGCATGATGTCATGATCTGCCATACTGAATGTTCCACCACTTTGGATTTTGCACTAATCTTCAGACGAACTTTGTCCGatcttcaccaaatttggttcagaccaagcctcacaaaagctATCCAATGGATTTTTGATGTTCAAAAGCGTTCATATGTCACAGCCAATCGAAATCAGCCGCAAGGTCGCCAAAATGGAAGTGAGCTCTTATTTCAGCAATTCTTTTATGTATTAACATCAAAACTGGTGGACTCACTCAAGCTCCAAAGggagtacaaaaaaaatgccccattttaccactcGGGGGcactataataaaaaaaaaaccaacaacatgTTTTTGTCCATTACTCCTCATATCCTTGGTTCATGCCTATTTTGTTTCTGAGGTCTGGACAAGTTGCTAGTTCCTGTTCAGCAATCGCATTCAATGACGAAGTTGACAAACAGGAAGTAAGGCCATTTCTTAGAGCTGTATAGTACacagttgtgaaatttggcacaaaGAATCGTTCAGCTCATTAATGTGGGTCAACTAGTGGGTCAAAGTTGGAGGTAAATTCACACATGACTCTTTAAAACCATGAGAGGGAAATTCAAAATGAGGTAATGCTGGATTCTTTGGGTCAAAATTCATCCCAATCAGAGACATCAATTTCCACCATTctggattttccgccattttggattttataaaactttgtccaatcttcaGACTGAGCCTCAAAAAAGTTATCAAATGGCATTCGACCATAACAGCCAATCGAAATCAGCAGCAAAgccaccaaacaggaagtgagcccaCATCTCAGCAACACTTTGATATATGACACCAAACATGATTTGGAATCAGAACCCTGCCTGAAGAGAGTACACTAAATTCTATGAGATCAAGTGGAGTAAAGCAGCCAAATAGGTCTCAAAGCTCTGCAGATAACTCAGTAGATAGAGAATCATAGTGAGTTACACTAGTCCATCTGACTGAATCTGAAAGTgaatctaattttttttcttatacatGTATATAGCCTATAGTAAAAAGTACAACATAATGATTTTATTATCACAGATTCAAGGCACGATGATAATGAACAGTTGCTTtgacatataaaaacacattgtttctaAAGTCTTGGTGGactgggtgtgtctgtgttcagtatgGTTCCAGGAAGTGGGATCAAATAGCTGATTTAGTTGATAAAATGATTTGCCTATCAGGAGGCTGAATTTACATTTGAACAGAGTCCTGCCATAAAGTCATAACTGAAGATgtacagaaaagagaacagaggatttgttgacaaaaaaaaaaagatggaacaGGATTCAAACCTGTCAGTGGTCTTGTCATAAGAAGGATCATGGGTTCAGACTAAGGATGATACTGTTATTGTGTTATGCCTGAAGAAGGCACGTAACCACAACAAACTGAAGGAACTTTTTACATCTGTCAAAAGGGCACACATAAGAATCAAAGTAGTTGCAAAGGGGAATAGTCTATTACAagagaaacatttcagtttataCATAGGAACCTcctatattttcttttttggtacgatgaaatgaaaaacaacctatcatacaataaaaacaaagagtaGATTAGAAACTTTTTTCAAGTCAAGTTTTTGATTTGTCACATGCCaaggtacagtgtacagtaacaGAGAAATGAAGGTTGGCAGCAGGGCACACTGCGCAATATACAATAAAAAAGTATAATATAAGAGATAACATACTACAAGAAAAAACTTAAACTtactaaaagaaaagaaaagagaacagcagaaaagaaaagaaaagaaaagaaaagagatacaTCAACAGTTAGGTTATAATACCACCCCGAGGGATAAATGACTGAGATACCAACTTAGAGGAAAAGTCATATTTCGGCAGCTTCAGGTCAGTTCGATCAGGTCACAGATGCTGAtttgagattaaaaagaaaagaaaagaaaagaaaagaaaaaggatgatGATgcctctgtgaaaatgtgttaatACACAACTGATGTGAACAACAGGATAATCTGTCATGCaatgttttttctctgctttatgcAGTTCTGGGGCTGAGGACAAAACTGGCTGAGAAAAACAGCTCTGTTGTCTGGGTTACAAGTACTTcctgttttgtaaatattctcTGATCCTGAGTCTAAGAGCAGCTTTCAGTAGCGTTTGTGTTATATTCATCattataaaactgaaaactgacccATGAATGGAGGGATCAGAAAACTGACCCATGAATGGAAGGATCCTGCCGCACAAACATCATGTGACTCTCAGTGCCATTTCACTGCTGTAGACTAGATAACAGTCAAACAATATGAGTGATATGGAAACAACCAGAAGGAGAAGGCAGTGGAGATGACAgtagagatttaaaaaagagaataagaTTAGAAAAATTAAAAGCAACAGAAACCAAAATATTCTCTTGAttcattttggtttcactttcggTTTTAAGTGCAGCGTGTGCTCAGATTTCACAGTATTTGTTCTGTGTTagtttccttctcttcctttttttatctGCACTGTGAGCTATAAACAGACAATATCCATCTCATTTCCGCTAAGTTAAGGTCTATTAGATGTAAGGCACACTGTCCTTGTAACTGTGAGCCTTTGAATAACTTCAAGATCAGTGACTGAATTATTTTGAGATGTATAATATGCCTGGATTTGACATTATATGAATGGGCTTGTAGAGGGTGGAGTTTTCAGCTACTGTACTGACTTAATGTACAAGAATCAAACATAtatcaatacattttaaattatttatcttTGTAGAAACTGACAGATAGCATGTTTTTGCCATGTTGTAATGCATCACAGTGTCAATAAGGCAATAAtaaactaataataatgatctaTTCACACAActgggaaacagaaagagaaaaagaaatataataGTGGCCAGAGAGCAGTTTGAGATTAGAGTCCACTATATGAGTTCATTAGGAGTGTGAACAGGAGCTCTGACATTGTTCATCTCAGTCATCATCAGTATCAAAATTCAGTGTTGCTGTGATGGGGGAACTGCACAGGTGGACAGCAGTCGGCATACAGTACTGTCTGAACCACTCTGTGTGGCAGATTAACTGTTAATAtttaaaggaggaaaaacatCCTGCTTCCTGAATCTTCCTTCAGGGGGGACACGGATAAAATGCCTTTTAATTATACTACTAAGTTCATGAAACATTTTAGGGAATTATGCCAATAGAGGAAAAAGCATTCTTATTGTAAATGCTGTcacagagtaacagagtaaTATTAACTAGCTCATATTAGAGCTGAGTTATATTAATGCCAAGCTATGAGGCGGCTCGAAGAGACTTCCCCAAAAGGCAGGGCCAAATTCAGTAAAAGGGGAGCTCTCTGAGATCATCAGGGAACATTAactacagagaaacaaaaggaacaaacgCTGACTAACCACACCTGAACTTAGCTCATAAAACCTAACACAACCAAATCAAACTGAGAAGATAAACTGGGGGTGAGTTGATtctatttgtatgtgtgtgtgcgtgtgcgtgtgtgtgtgtgtgtgtgtgtgtgtatgttttatttgtagAACATAGAACATCACATTTTTGGAAGTGTGGAATGAGTGATCGAGTGGTCAGTAATCAAAGTGTTCATTTGAACCTGGTGTCATGCATTCTCTCTAACTGAAGAATTAggcagttcagttcagttagcCAGTTCAACTTTGCAcaagggcggcacggtggcgcaatgggtagcgctgtcgcttcacagcaagaaggtcttgggtacactggtttgattcccggccaaactcctttctgtgtggagtttgcatgttctccctgtgtctgtctgggttTCCTCCAACAGTTCAAAGATGTGTTGGAgcttaggtgaattggagacactaaattgccctgtgatggactggcaatctgtccagggtgtttccttgccttttgccctatgagctccagcacccccctaattaggataagtagtttagataatgaatgagtttGCACAATAAACTGACTGTATAAACATTGAAGAGACAGTTTTGAGCATCTAGTTATTCTAGATACTTAGTATTATCTCATGACCATAAGCTGTTTTGCTTACTAGTTCCAAATGAAAGGAATGTTATGATTATTTGGCTCTCAGCAGACATAAGGTAAGGACTCAGGTTGTCTGTGTTGAGGGAAGTGAAGGTCCATCTTCAACAATAACTGTCAAAAACTATCTCCTGTGGACAGTTACAGTATTCTCATAATATCCCTTCAAATTGCTTCAAACCTTGAAAATGGAAACTGTGGAAACCTGGGGCTTACTAAAAGGTTAGGATCAAAGGAATATCCTCAGCATCCATGCACTGGGAGGACATATGATCAAGAAGCAGGCTATAAAGGGTTAATTGTGAGGCATGGTATAAATTTGGAATAACGGTGGGGTGGGAGGAGAAAAGATTTGAGTAACTGACAAATCCTTCACTAGCCCAACACACAGCCCCTGTGTCCAATGCCATGTCATATATTATATCTGAAACTCTAGCAGACACAATCAAAATAGCATGTGACCAAAAGAAATTGACACTTGTTGCTACATATAGTCCTGTTCTCATCTATGTCCactgtgtaaaatgtatatTAATTTGATTCACTAAGTAACCTTTTATAAAAGAGCGATTATGGATTAAGTGTAGATTTATCACATATGAACATATCGAAAACTAGGTTTTTGAAAGTGAACCCTGTAACTTTCTAcactgaaatgtaattattaaTAACTTTCCAGTGTTAAGGATTTATTGATGAAGGTTGACTGACCTGAGGTCAGGTGGACAGAGAAGTCAGTTGACTTTAGCATACAGTAAAGAGCTTCTGGTGATTTGATGTCAGGACCAGAAACTCCACTCATACCACAGTAGTAGAGGGCATGTCTAACATGTTGAAATTGAAGAATGATTACAACTGCTGTAAGCCTGGGAGGACAAGCGGTCTTGCAGCCGAGGTTTTTGTGGCCGCCATGATAGAAACTATCGAATTGCTCCAGCAACAAGAATCATTTCTGCTGAGAGGTCTGAAGAAATGGGCATCTGTAAATAAAAGGCCAGATAGACAGATGTAGCAGTGACCAGGAGAGTTAGAGGTACCTAAACCAAGGGCTCAGATGGTGATATTTTATGGAATATTCTGTCCATGAATTCATAATGTAACTTAAGATATGACAGATAAAATGTTATAAATTCTCATCGGTATGCTGAGATAGACAAACATGCATTAGCtggctgcatgtgtgtattgatGTGATGTTGAGGGTGGGGTTGTGGGAAGGAGTGTCAGAGAAAGTATATTACATTGTGAACTGAGCCACAGAAAAGTGAATCATGGGAGGTGAGTGTCCAGAGCCTTGTATGAAAAGACATGTGGTTGATCATCAACTGGTGACTGGAGAATCTCTTGTTCCTTCTGTCCTTTCAGTATTGCTATTTAAATAATGGATATTCTTTAATAGTCTGAGTGAATCATGCCAGTGAGTGAATAAGGTGACACTGTCACATTCTTGCTGACCTAAAATGATTCCTTTAATTAATATTCTACTCTGGAACATCTCAATCTGCACCacttaatatgtgtgtgtctgtgtgtgtgtgtgtgtgtgtccatctgtctcattttcttgcaagaaaaaagtgaaactcCAAAAATGGACACGTTGGGAGCCATGTCTAGTGCTATGAGTGTTAGCCGGGTAGTCAGCGAGATCTCCGGACGCAGTTGCACCATAAAACTTGAAAATCACAGTGAGGTCTACTCACTTGTCAAACCCAGGTAAGACCACAATGAGGTTTAGATCCACAGTATTAAATTAGGACTAAGTCAGGCCTAGGACTAGTTTAAAGGCACTTTTAATTGATGATTAGGTAAGTGATCAGTGTAACATGAATATAatattttcactcatttctACGTGTGTATTTACACCAGCTAATTTAATGTTAAAAGGTGATGATAGCAGACACATATTTCATGAAAACTGAATGGCATTTACTTATTTAGAACCTGGATGAACAGTGGCTACAACAGCCACCCTCCCTCACCCACTGTGGACGTCAAGGCAACGGAGGTGTGTGCCTTCTCCAAGACAGCAGTCGGTGCCAGAGGGGCTGTAGGTGTTCTGACTTACGATCTattgcagagaaaaaaatgcactgaTAAGATGATGgccatcatgttctctgtgcctTTTGACTACAGCCTCTATGAGAACTGGCTGGCAGTGGGTGTTTTTGAACACACTCGACCGTGTGATGACGCACTGTTCAATCTCATGTACTATGATTCTGACCCCGCATTCATTCGTGCCAAAGCCAAACACCCTAGTATAGTGTACACATGGGAATCAATGGAAATCAGGGCTGTCATGAGCAATGCAGTCACAGCTATTACTGAGGTGGAGATCCATGACAAGAGCTAAATCAGCGATACAAcggtttaaaaagaaattgtgtGTAATCCCAGATTATGTTATATAATATCATCATTATTACAAAGGAAAAGGTATTGATAAttgcaaatgtatttttcattcgATCAATGCTGTAATGCTGATTTCTGAAATACTTACCTGATTAAAGTTAAAGATGTGATTGGCACTTGTTCTTTTCCGGTCATTATGAAAACTTGTGAACATATGATTAGTCCAACTTAGACTGACCGTAGTTAGTATGGGAGGATCCATATCAGAGAACTTATTATTTACTTTCAATGACTATAATTACatgcgtgtgttttgttttaagtggTCAGACTAAAACAACACACTTCTACTGACAAACATTGTTTCATAAACCAAAGCTTAATCCAACATTATTATGCAAACACAGACTTGGGCATATTGTTTTTAAGTCTAAGTCAGATTAGTCctgctctgtcctctctctactgcactgtgctttgtgttttaatttatgTAGAATTCAGAACGGTTTAGGAAACCAAGTCTCCTCACAATACTGGAATATCTGATACAGTTGTTGAAATGGGGGCATTTTGTATCTCTGTGGCCATAGTGAAAGATATGGTTCTATATAACCACTCTCAGTCAGAGCTGGCCTGAGGCATACGTGAACCAAGCGGCTGCTCCGCTGAACCCATGATCCTTCTTATGACAAGACCACTGACAGGTTTGAATCCTGTTCCTTCTATTTTATTGTCAACAAATCCTCTGTTCTCTTTACTGTACATCTTCAGTTATGACTTTATGGCAGGACTCTGTTCAAATGTAAATTCAGCCACCTGACAGGCAAATCATTTTATTAGATCATAGGTCAACTTTAGACAAATCAACTATTTGATCACAGTTCCTGGAACCATACTGAACACAGGCACACCCAGTCCACCTGTCAGGACGGAGTGGTTGTGAACCCAAGACACATtgatggtggtaacaaaaaggaggactttacttacggaaaaaaagcagataaataaacaggtgcaaacaggaacaaagaccagtaacaaaaaggAGCAGCCTAAAAGAgtgtatccaaacacaaacaacgatagacaaaggacaagtcaAAAACAAGGGCtaaaatacaagaggagaaccaaacaggggaaacatgattggcGCAACAGAGGGATGACCGGTGGTGCTGTCAGTGCAAAAGGgtcccctctgcggccgagcaggtgggGGGTTGGTTGGAAGAGACACTGGAGCGGACTCTCCAAACAGGCACAGGGAACGGGAACAGAGCAGACTCTCCAAATAGGCTCGGAACAGGCAAGACGTCAGCTAGGGAGCTGAGCTGCGTCAGGGAAGTGGCCTCGGGAACAGGTCTGTTTTACAAGAATCACTGTGACAGTTATGTAGCCATATTTATGTGAGTTAATCAATGCAGTCATTCACAATGATAAAATtacttgttttaaaatatatattcaagttctttttttattcaaaagGATGAGATCTATGAACATAATGGTTTGGAATGATGGGGGAACATTTGTGGGAGCAGACCAACCTGACTCTCTCGTCCTCTAGTCAGAAACAAAACTCACCAACAAAGAATACACTGCAAGAAAAGATGCACCATATCTGCTCAACAAGATTAAGGCAACAGATTACAAGCAAtattattaattaaatataattatGTTTGGTATTTAGTTAATACTAATTAAATGAGGCCCTTTCTAGTGACCCATTTAACATGAATAGATTCCagtagaaaacaaaaaggaattaACACTTAATTAAAAAATCTTGAGctaatttgaaaaacagaaacttttaaGTTTGCATATAGTACTAAcgaaaattaatttaattctaCAGAATGTAATTGAGTGATAATCATCCACATTATATCACCATATTGATTTGAAACCTAAATAATCTTGTTTCTTACCGATAAGAACTCACAAGCTACTAATGAACTCTTCACTTCATTTTATACATCTTATGGAGATCAGTTACAGCATGCAACGATCTCATTATGTCAGGCCCAACAATTAACTAGTACCTAAGCAATCATTTAAAGGAGAAACATGTGGTTTCAACAAAGTTTCACACAGGCCTGTCTTGTCACAGCTGAGATCACTGATCAAGTCTCTGACCAGCAAAACCTTATGGGAAAGCGATCTAAAATCAGTGAAACTTGACTTCAGGGTTATCGGGCTTACAACGATCGTAAtagaggagggagtcagttgaacTGAAACTAGATTGTTGTGAGATATGGTCTCTCTGACTCTAGACCGAAGAGACCTGCATGGGTGTGAAAGTATGCTAATGGGAAAATCCAAACTGCTGCTGTCATACAGATAACCAGAGTCCATGTTATGTTGTGTAACTGAGGCACAATGAGGACTAGGAGGCCTAGAGAGGGAAGTCTCTCCACTAACTGAATAACTAGTCACATTAAATTTAGCCCtaaggtggaggagaggagtcattgactCATAGGACTCCTGCAGCCTCAGAGGGCTTTACCTCAGTAGGTTCTctaatcacctgcgacctggccTGCTATCGTGACATGTGTCATACCTGACTCAAATATTTATCTATGTTGCCTGATAAAATTGCCATGTCATGTCCAGTAGGGAGCAGGCCATCCGGTTTTAGCAGCCAAACCCTGAAATACATGAGGCTTtacaaaaaacagcacacatcaGACTTGTAACAGCACGCAGGAGCACATAACACACCCTACAAAAATAGGAAGAGAAAGGactttgttattattattattgttttaattattattatcattattatcattattattattattattattattattattattattgttgttgttgttgttgttgttgcaaaaGGATATTTGCATAAGAATGAAACCATCtgcacacaaagaaatacaaacCGTCTGGATACAAAGAAAACCAAAgggaaacacacaacaaacatgatGCAGTGTCACATTGTAAATCAGTATTCACTGAGTTATGTGAAAAGTTCAACTCTTGGAAACAGAAATAATCACATCCAGGGAAGAGCATGCCTTTTCATATTGTTTATTCTGTTGTTAGTTCTGCTGTTAGAAGTCTGTTTGTTATGTAGTAAGAGAAAGTTAGTTACATCTCAGGCCACCACTGTGGCGGTGATGGCAGTGTGTGATatgatatttaatttatttatttacttatttattcttttatttattatgtgtgTACTGCCATCatgaagagcaggagagagtggAGGCAGGGTTTGGTACACAGTGGTCAGTGATATCAGAGACAAGGTTGGGCACACAAATAATCCAAAGTTTGGTACACAGTATATGGAACAACAAAGGCTTGGCAAAACTCATAATGCTCAAAACAAATTAATTCTTGTATGTGCAGGAATCTCTTATGGCCTTACACCCAAGTTTCCAAGTAAGCCTTAACTATTAACCCCAAGAAACATGCCTAAATTTGATCATTGTTATGAAGGAGAAACATGTTCCCTCTAAGCAGCCCTGTGGGTCAGACTTGGGGCTCAGTCACAGAGGACATGCTGAGGACTGTTATCACTGAGATGGAGAGACTCCTCAGCTCAAAGCCCTTTGGCTACACATCCTCAGATACAGCAGGCTGAAGAAATGTAATTCTTACTATATTCAATAATAGTATTTATTGTcagttaatgaaaatgaagaaccAAACGCCATAACCTGAAAGAGTAAGCGATAATAAAGTCCACATTTAAATGTTACAATGTTGTATGATCCCACCAACCATTCcccatgaaaatattttaataataacgTTCTTCTTATCTTCGGATGCCTGTCAGCTCACAATGGACCAGAACACAGCGCACAGAAACTGTTCTCTTtctgaggagaacagggagGTGAAAGAGACCTGTAACAGTTTAGATCTGTATTCCTCAGTTGCGTTAGCTTGTGAAAGATGTTGGTTAAAATAAAGAGATATTACTGTCGCATGCAGGGCcggcccaagcctttatggggccctatGCAGAATTTGATGTGAGGGCCCCTTGGTGCCACCAATACTATTGACTCCTGTCAATGCTTGATCTTTTACACAACtgctgtaaatctaacacacccattatcaattttattagtggtagctgtgttgcttacattACACCAATGTCAGCCTGGCATGCTGTCAACCCTCGatgatttttaatttaaaaggtAACAAATtcacaagagtggtctggtgttaatttgcactttaatattcaaagtgatgcAGTATTAAGCTGTACTTTATCGCATGTCATT includes the following:
- the LOC115806327 gene encoding DELTA-thalatoxin-Avl1a-like — protein: MDTLGAMSSAMSVSRVVSEISGRSCTIKLENHSEVYSLVKPRTWMNSGYNSHPPSPTVDVKATEVCAFSKTAVGARGAVGVLTYDLLQRKKCTDKMMAIMFSVPFDYSLYENWLAVGVFEHTRPCDDALFNLMYYDSDPAFIRAKAKHPSIVYTWESMEIRAVMSNAVTAITEVEIHDKS